The following coding sequences are from one Lolium rigidum isolate FL_2022 chromosome 6, APGP_CSIRO_Lrig_0.1, whole genome shotgun sequence window:
- the LOC124661350 gene encoding DYRK-family kinase pom1-like, whose translation MAAPGLDEVMAFLTEHGFASTASALRDDVLGRTADGASDSPAALDPRLPPLRMPASASAVGAGTTAPASPGSSSESASSSAFVSMRSTPSGLLNPYGVWSPPHSLSDASSSEMEFGTARQYDTSDIFFQEGWLYDDHIFHTKLDDDGRDKEEDKFVLGAHGGSGRTEAFDLTAGGGRRHEHAGTDGCEGCAEVYTCSSPLCGCCGGGLKDVEGIEAVRNSSSAVYGRYKIMDDQTEVLDECGLDVFQLKQSDDAVLECDLPRDSGQGDENVELNVVDRELRMLSSFDTCADADIAAKLDDDTENNLKSSRGKEYLKEYSSHPFPQNGDSDDIYDFGDIGPLNTDVKKSAALIAEEEDPESNIDMSLANFHREYEVFELRIVHRKNRTGFEENKDFPIVLNSVIAGRYYVTEYLGSAAFSKVAQAHDLQTGMDICLKIIKNDKDFFDQSLDEIKLLKFVNKYDPSDEHHVLRLYDYFYHQEHLFIVTELLRANLYEFQKYNQESGVEEYFTFPRIQAIARQCLEALVYLHHLRIVHCDLKPENILIKSYSRCEIKIIDLGSSCFLTDNLSLYVQSRSYRAPEVILGLPYDQRIDIWSLGCILAELYTGEVLFPNESVSMMLAGMIGIVGPIDMEMLALGQETHKYFTDDYDLFTKNEETDQLEYLVPEKSSLRRHLRCPDPQFVDFLSYLLQINPRKRPTASEALEHPWLSSEY comes from the exons ATGGCGGCGCCGGGCCTGGACGAGGTCATGGCGTTCCTCACGGAGCACGGCTTCGCGAGCACCGCCTCCGCCCTCCGGGACGACGTGCTGGGCCGCACTGCCGACGGGGCATCAGACTCCCCTGCCGCACTAGATCCCCGGCTCCCGCCCCTCCGGatgccggcctccgcctccgctgtCGGCGCCGGCACGACGGCGCCTGCGAGCCCCGGTTCCAGCTCCGAgtcagcctcctcctccgccttcgtcagCATGCGCTCAACGCCCTCAG GGCTGCTGAACCCATATGGCGTCTGGTCACCGCCGCACTCGCTGTCGGACGCGTCGTCATCTGAGATGGAGTTCGGCACAGCGCGCCAGTACGACACCAGCGACATCTTCTTCCAAGAAGGCTGGCTCTACGACGACCACATCTTCCATACCAAGCTGGACGACGACGGGAGAGACAAAGAGGAGGACAAGTTCGTTCTCGGCGCTCACGGCGGTTCAGGACGGACAGAAGCGTTCGATCTTACCGccggcggtggccgccggcatGAACATGCCGGCACTGACGGCTGTGAGGGGTGTGCCGAGGTGTACACCTGCTCATCACCGCTCTGCGGCTGCTGCGGCGGGGGACTCAAGGATGTGGAGGGGATCGAGGCTGTCAGGAATTCGAGCTCCGCTGTATACGGGAGATACAAGATCATGGATGACCAGACAGAGGTACTTGACGAGTGTGGCCTGGATGTGTTTCAGCTGAAGCAGAGTGATGATGCAGTGCTGGAGTGCGATTTGCCAAGAGATTCTGGGCAAGGAGATGAGAATGTGGAGCTGAATGTTGTGGACAGGGAGCTTCGAATGCTCAGTTCATTTGATACTTGTGCTGATGCTGATATTGCTGCAA AGTTGGATGATGACACTGAAAACAATCTGAAAAGCAGCAGGGGGAAAGAATATCTGAAAGAGTATAGCTCACATCCTTTCCCACAGAATGGTGATTCCGACGACATCTATGACTTTGGAGATATTGGGCCATTGAATACAGATGTCAAAAAGTCTGCTGCTCTTATAGCCGAGGAAGAAGATCCAGAGTCAAATATTGATATGTCCCTCGCTAATTTCCATCGAGAATACGAGGTATTTGAATTGAGAATTGTCCACCGCAAGAACAG GACTGGCTTTGAAGAAAACAAAGATTTCCCCATTGTCTTGAATTCAGTCATAGCAGGAAGATATTATGTCACTGAATATCTTGGTTCGGCTGCATTCAGCAAGGTTGCTCAAGCACATGATCTTCAGACGGGAATGGATATTTGccttaaaataattaaaaatgatAAGGATTTCTTTGATCAGAGTTTAGAtgagataaagctgctgaaatttgtgaacaaatatgatccatcagatgaacatCATGTACTGCGCCTATATGACTACTTCTATCACCAG GAACATCTTTTCATTGTCACTGAATTGCTACGAGCAAATCTGTATGAGTTTCAGAAATATAACCAGGAGTCTGGTGTTGAGGAGTACTTTACGTTTCCTAGGATACAG GCAATCGCTCGGCAATGTTTAGAAGCTTTGGTATACTTGCATCATTTAAGGATCGTTCACTGCGACCTAAAACCAGAGAATATCCTTATCAAGAGCTACAGCAGGTGTGAAATTAAGATCATTGATCTTGGGAGCAGTTGCTTCTTGACAGACAACTTAAGCCTGTATGTCCAATCACGTTCTTATCGAGCCCCTGAGGTCATTCTGGGGCTGCCATATGATCAGAGGATTGACATTTGGTCTCTCGGTTGCATCCTTGCTGAACTATACACCGGTGAG GTACTATTTCCTAATGAATCAGTGTCCATGATGCTTGCCGGTATGATTGGGATAGTTGGACCAATCGATATGGAAATGCTAGCATTGGGGCAGGAGACACATAAGTATTTTACTGACGATTACGACCTTTTCACCAAGAATGAG GAGACAGATCAGCTAGAGTATCTGGTTCCGGAGAAGTCTTCTTTGCGGCGTCATTTGAGATGCCCTGACCCGCAGTTTGTCGATTTTCTATCTTATTTGCTGCAAATAAACCCCAGGAAGAGGCCAACAGCCAGTGAAGCGCTGGAACATCCATGGCTTTCATCTGAGTACTAA